The window GAGCAGGCGGCGGACGCGGTCGACCAGTGCATCGCCTACGACGCGCAGCACACCCTCGGGCCGGACGACACCGACCTCGGCCCGGCGGACAGCTACCGCATCATCCTGGCGATGAAGAGCACCGGCGACTCCAACGCACCCGGTGACGGCATGTATGTCGTCGCGGTGAAGAAGGACGACCCGCAGCAGACCCGGATGATCTGCAACATCCGCGAGGGCGAGGCCCAGGGCCTGAACGTCGGCGGGGGCGGGGATGTACCGGACGCCCCGCCGGTCGTCGCGGACATCAACGGCGGCAAGCTGTACCAGCAGTCGTTCCTGGACAAGGGCAACTGGAAACTCCCCTTCCGCTGGGGCGTGATCGGCACCTTCGAGCCCTCGGTCGCGAAGGTCACCGTCTCCTACGGCGGCGCGACCAGCCAGGCGGCCCTGGACCACGGCTGGTTCGTGGCCTCCGGCGTCCTGAACGAGCAGGTCACCGTCGCACCCCGGGTCAAGGGCTACGACGCCGGCGGCAAGCTCGTCTACGACTCCGACCAGGACCGGACGTACGAGAAGACGCTGCCGTAAGCAACAACGCCTGAGGGGGTGCCGTACAGGGGTCGGCACCCCCTCAGGCGTCCGCTGCCTCCCGCAGCGCCTTCTCCAGCAGCGCCCCCGCCGCCCAGCGCATGACGTCCTTCGCCTCCTCCGCGTCGAGTCCGCAGGCGTCCCTGGTGGTGACCAGGGCCTCCATGCCGTAGACGAGGGTCACGGCCATCGTCAGCCTGCGGTGCAGCTCGGGCGGGAGGGTGTCGTCGAGGGGTTCCAAGGCGGTGCGGGTGAGGTCGAGGCGGGTGCGGTTGCGGGTGGGGACGTCCCCGGCGCTCGCGTCCCAGCGCTCCAGCGCCGCCCGCAGCAGCGCCCGCCACAGGGCCTCGTCGGCGAACTGCAGCTCGGCGGTCCGGGTCACCATCGCGTCCAGCCGCTCGGCCGGGTCCTCGGGCAGATCGGCGAGCAGCTCCGGGGCGCGCGTCACCGTGCGGGTCTCCAGCAACAGGTCCTGCGGGCTGGAGAAGTATCGATACGCCGTGGCCACGGACACCTGGGCGGCCTCCGCCGCGTCGGCGATGGTGACCGGTCTTCCCTCACGCACCAGGGTCACGGCCGCTTCTATGAGGGCGCGCCGGGTGCGCAGTTTCTGGTTGCGGCGGCCGTCGACGACGCCCTGATCGGCACGCACATGCTGGCCGAGGAGCACGGGGACCCGGCGGACGCGGTCTCCGTCTTCACCGACGACATCGAGCACGACGTCGTCGGCTTCCCGGGGGACCCGATCCACGGGATCCCGGCCGCTCTCGACCGCTACCACCAGCTGGTGAAGGACCTCCGCGTCGAGAAGGCCGAGCGCACGCACAGCTACTACGCCGAGGCCGCCGCGACGGTCGAGGATCTGGTCACCGCCGTGGTCACTGGTCGGTTCCTGGGCATCCCCGGCAACAACCGCCGGATCACCTTCCGGATGCTGCACGTCTTCGAGTTCACGGACGGCAAGATCTCACGGGAGAACGTCTGGCTGGACGGCGGCGCCATCGTCGCCCAGCTCACGGCCCAGGACTGACCGCAGGGGCGGTTCGCGCCTCGATCCCGTGGAAGTGGACCGCCATCGCGCGCTGCGCGCCCTCGATGTCCCGGGCGCGCAGCGCGTCGACGATGTCGCGGTGCCGGCGGACGGTGACCTCGGGGGCCGGCTGGTCGGGGCGGCCGAGTTCGCCGGAGACCCGCCTGAAGACGGTCCAGAAGGCGCCGAGGAGCTGCGGCACGAGGGCGTTGCCGAGTGAGGCGTAGAGCAACTCGTGGAATTCGCGGTCGAGTTCGTCGAAGGGCAGGCCCGCGCGTCCCGCCGCGTCCATCCGGGCCACCACCCCTTCGAGACGGTCCAGTTCCGCCTCGGTGAGCGTGGTCGCCACCCGGCGGATCAGGCCCTCCTCCAGCACCTCGCGGACCTGGAGGATCTCGGCGAGCGCCCCGGTGTCGTGGGCGTGCCGGGCGAGCGCGCGGAAGGTCAGTCCGTCGACCAGCGGGGTCATCGAGGCGTGCCCGACATAGGTGCCGTAGCCGTGCCGGATCTCCACGATGTCCAGCGCCTGGAGCGCCTTGAGCGCCTCTCGGACGGAGTTGCGGCTCACCTTGAGGTCCGCCATCAGCTCCGCCTCGGTGGGCAGCGGAGCGCCGGGCGCGAGCCGGCGGTCGAGGATCAGCTGGACCACCTGGCGCCGTATGCGACTGTTCCCGGTCTCCCCGGCCATGCGCGGCATCGTACGCGCCTAGGACGTCCCACGTCCCACCTCTGTGCCAAGCAGGCCAACTCCCGGCATTTCGCGCCGCCATTGGTCCGACCTGTGGCGGAATAGGCCATTCGTGTGTGATGCCTTGACCGCCCCCATCACCGCTCCTATGGTCGCGGCTGACTGTCAGGACGTAGGACGTCGTATCTCCCCGTCGGATCTCACCGTCGTATCTCCCCTCCCCCCACCCCCTTCCTTCTGGAGGAACCGTGCGCGACGTGACCCACGACGTGCCGGCGCTCGGTCGCCGGACCTTCCTGAAGCACACCGGCGCGCTGGGTGCGGCCGCCGCCGTCTCCGCGTCCCTGTCGGCCTGTTCGGCCGGGCCCGAGTCCACCAACGACACCGGCGGCGGGGCGGGCGGCGCGAACCGGACCCTGACCGCGGTGATCGGCTACGGCAATGACGGCAGCTGGGATCCCACGCAGACGGCGTCGGCGTTCTGCATGGCCGCCAACAACCACATCTACGAGGGCCTGCTGGACACCGATCCGATCTCCCGCGAGCCGTATGCCGCTCTCGCCACCCAGGTGCCGGCCGATCCGAACGCCACCACCTGGCGGTTCGCCCTGCGCGAGGGCGCGACTTTCCACGACGGTAAGCCGGTCACCGCCGACGACGTGGTGTTCGTCTTCGACCGGATCCTCGACCCGAAGACCCAGACCCTCGCCAAGGGCTTCTTCGCGAGCTGGCTCAAGGAAGTCCGCAAGGTCGACGCGCAAAGCGTCGAGCTGGTGCTCAAGTTCCCTTTCCCGGACGGCCTTTCGCGGCTCACTCTCGCCAAGGTCATGCCGAAGCACGTCTTCTCGCAGCCGGGCGGCTGGGAGGAGGCCATCAAGGGCAAGGCGATCGGCTCCGGGCCGTACCGGCAGACCGCGCACCACCCGAAGTCCAACACCACCTTCGAGGCGTTCGCCGAGTACAACGGCCCGCGCAGGCCCGCCTTCAAGAAGATGAACTGGCTGACCATCGTGGACGCGGCCCCGCGCGTGGCCCGTATCTCGGGCTCCAGCGCCGGGGCGCAGATCTCCGACAACATCCCCTACGCCAACATCGGCCAGCTCGAGGGCGGCGGGCTCACGGTCGCGGGCGGGGCCGGGATGAACAACCTGTTCCTGATGTTCAACACCCGGCACAAGCCCTTCGACGACGTCCGCGTACGACAGGCCCTGCACTACGCGATCGACACCGAGAAGATGGTGCAGGTGGCGCTCAAGGGGCACGGAAAGCCGTCGAGTTCCTTCCTGAACGAGGCCAACCCCGCCTACCGGCGCGCCAAGACGGTCTACGACTACGACCCCGACCGGGCGAAGGCGCTGCTGAAGGAGGCCGGGGTCAGCGGGCTGAAGATCGACATCCTGGCGGTGAACGTCAGCTGGATCGTGGACTGTCTGCCGACCATCAAGTCCTCCTGGGACGCGATCGGCGTGAAGACGACCCTCAACCCGCAGGAGACGACGGCCGTGTTCACCAAGATGGACCAGAAGCAGGACTACCAGGTCGTCGCCGCCGCCTCGAACCCCAACCAGTTCGGCCTCGACGCCGATCTGATCATGCATTACAACTACGGCCCCACCAACCTGTGGATGGGATACACCCGTTGGGCCACCGACCCGGTCGCGAGGCAGCTCTTCAAGGACATGGACCGGGCGACCCAGGAGCCGGACCCGGACCGGAAGAAGACGATGATCCAGGACTACATCGATGTCGTCGCCGAGCAGGCCGTGCTCTACCCGGTCGTCCACAACGAGCTGATGACGGCCTGGGACGCGCAGCTGCTCTCCGGCATAAGGGCACAGCCGTACCCCGGGATCAACCTGCTCCAGGCGAAGTGGGCCTAGCGGCATGACCGCGGTCGTACGGATCCTGCTCCGCCGCATCCTCCTGCTCGTCCCGCTGATGCTCGGCATCGTGCTGTTCGTGTTCCTGGTGATGCGCTTCTCGGACGTCGACCCGGCGTCCGCCTTCTTCCAGGGGGCGAACCCCACCCCCGAGCAACTCCACCAGTTCCGTGAGGAGAACGGCCTGCTGGATCCGCTGCCCGTGCGCTACCTCGCCTTCGTGGGCGATCTGCTGCAGGGCGACATGGGCACCAGCGCGCTCACCCGCGGCGAGGTGATCGACCAGGTGATGACCGCGCTGCCGCTCACCATGCAGCTCACCTTCCTCGGGCTCGGCATCGCGATGGTGCTGGCGCTGCTCGGCGGAGTCACCGCGGCCATCTACCGCGACCGGCTGCCGGACCAGATCATCCGGGTGGTCTCGCTGACCGGCGTGGCCGCGCCCGGCTTCTGGCTGGCGCTGCTGATGATCCAGTACCTGGCGGTGGACCTGGGCTGGTTCCCGACCGGCGGCTACATCAACCCCGCGGACTCCTTCACCGGCTGGCTGAAGACGATGACGCTGCCCGCCCTGGCCCTCTCGCTGCCGGTGGCGGCCCAGCTCACCCGCATTGTGCGGACGTCGGTCGTGGAGGAGCTGGACAAGGACTACGTCCGCACGGCGATCGGCAGCGGACTGCCGCCGCGGGTGGTCGTGGGCCGGAACGTGCTCAGGAACGCCCTGGTCAATCCGCTCACCGTGCTGGGCCTCAGGGTCGGCTATCTGCTGGGCGGCGCGGTCGTCATCGAGACGATCTTCTCGCTGCCCGGCATGGGCAAGCTGATGATCGACGCCGTGAAGAACGGCGACCCGGCGGTCGTCCAGGGCGTCGTACTGACCACGGCGTTCGGCTTTGTGATCGTCAACCTCGTGATCGACGTCCTCTACCTGCTGGTCAACCCGCGACTGAGGGATGCGGCCGCATGATCATGACGCGCAAGAGCCTCACCGAGGCCCTCTCCCGCCCCGGCATCCGGCTGCGCGGCCGGCGGCGGCTGCCGCTGATGTCGAAGCTGGCCGTCTGCTTCCTGGCCCTGGTGGTCTTCGTCGCCCTGTTCGCGCCGCTGCTGGCCCCGCACGATCCGCTCGACCAGCAGCCACCCGTCGACGGCACCGGACACCCCTCGACCGAGTACTGGATGGGCCAGGACAGCCTGGGCCGGGACATCCTCAGCCGGCTGATGTACGGCGCCCGTTGGTCCCTCGCCATCGGCCTCGGCGCCACCGCGCTGGCCCTGGTCGCGGGCGCGCTGATCGGGGCGGTCGCGGCGACCTCCCGCAAGGCGGTCGACGAGACGCTGATGCGCTGTCTGGACGTGGTGATGGCGTTCCCCGGCATCGCCCTCGCGGCCGTCCTGGTCGCGGTGTTCGGCGGCGGGATCACCGTCCTGATCTGCGCCATCGCCTTCCTGTTCACCCCGCCGGTGGCCCGTGTGGTCCGGGCCAACGTCCTCGACCAGTACGGCGAGGACTATGTGACCGCGGAACGGGTGATCGGCGCCCGGACCCCGCACATCGTGTGGCGGCACGTGGCCATCAACTGCGCGGCGCCCGTCCTGGTCTTCTGCACGGTGCAGGTCGCCGAGGCCATCGTCTTCGAGGCGTCGCTGTCCTTCATCGGCGCCGGGGTGCGGCCGCCCGACCCGTCCTGGGGCAGTGTCATCGCGGACGGCAAGAACATGGTGCTGACCGGGGGTTGGTGGGCGACGGTCTTCCCGGGCCTGGTGATCCTGTTCACCGTGCTCTCGCTGAACATCCTCTCCGAGGGCGTCTCGGACGCATGGGCGGCACCGGCGGCCCGGGAGGTGGAGGTCCACGAGGAGCCGGACCGGATCGAGGCGCCGGAGCCCGGCAGCGGGGCCGTGGTACAGCTGCCCGGACTTGCCGAGGCCGCCCGGCGGCTGCGCTCCAGGGCCCGACCCCTGCCCATGGGCGCCCAGCCGGTGCTGGCCGTGGAGCACCTCGCCATCGGCTTCGAGGGCCGCCACCGGGGCGTGGACATCGTCGACGGCATCAGCTTCGAGGTGCAGCCCGGCGAGGTGCTGGGCCTGGTCGGCGAGTCGGGCTGCGGCAAGTCGCTCACCGCACTGACCATCATGGGCCTGCAGCCCAAGGGCGCCCGCGTGAGCGGCCAGGTCCGCTTCAACCAGCGGGAGTTGCTGGCCGAGCCGATGCGGGCGCGGCGCAAACTGCTCGGGCACGAGATGGCGATGGTCTACCAGGACGCCCTGTCCTCGCTGAACCCGGCGATGACCATCCGCGCCCAGCTCAAACAGGTCGTACGGCGCGGAGGCCGCCGTACCCCCGCCGAACTGCTCACCCTCGTCGGCCTCGACCCCGAACGCACCCTGCGCAGCTACCCGCACGAGCTCTCCGGCGGCCAGCGTCAGCGCGTGCTGATCGCCATGGCCCTGTCCCGCGAGCCGAAGCTGATCGTCGCCGACGAGCCGACGACCGCGCTGGACGTCACCGTGCAGGCGCAGATCATGGCGCTGCTGCTGCGGCTGCGCGAGGAGCTGGGCTTCGCGTTGATCCTCGTCTCGCACGACCTGGCCCTGATCGCGGACGTCACTGACC of the Streptomyces sp. NBC_00287 genome contains:
- a CDS encoding TetR/AcrR family transcriptional regulator, producing the protein MRADQGVVDGRRNQKLRTRRALIEAAVTLVREGRPVTIADAAEAAQVSVATAYRYFSSPQDLLLETRTVTRAPELLADLPEDPAERLDAMVTRTAELQFADEALWRALLRAALERWDASAGDVPTRNRTRLDLTRTALEPLDDTLPPELHRRLTMAVTLVYGMEALVTTRDACGLDAEEAKDVMRWAAGALLEKALREAADA
- a CDS encoding ester cyclase, which encodes MLAEEHGDPADAVSVFTDDIEHDVVGFPGDPIHGIPAALDRYHQLVKDLRVEKAERTHSYYAEAAATVEDLVTAVVTGRFLGIPGNNRRITFRMLHVFEFTDGKISRENVWLDGGAIVAQLTAQD
- a CDS encoding FadR/GntR family transcriptional regulator, producing MPRMAGETGNSRIRRQVVQLILDRRLAPGAPLPTEAELMADLKVSRNSVREALKALQALDIVEIRHGYGTYVGHASMTPLVDGLTFRALARHAHDTGALAEILQVREVLEEGLIRRVATTLTEAELDRLEGVVARMDAAGRAGLPFDELDREFHELLYASLGNALVPQLLGAFWTVFRRVSGELGRPDQPAPEVTVRRHRDIVDALRARDIEGAQRAMAVHFHGIEARTAPAVSPGP
- a CDS encoding ABC transporter substrate-binding protein, encoding MRDVTHDVPALGRRTFLKHTGALGAAAAVSASLSACSAGPESTNDTGGGAGGANRTLTAVIGYGNDGSWDPTQTASAFCMAANNHIYEGLLDTDPISREPYAALATQVPADPNATTWRFALREGATFHDGKPVTADDVVFVFDRILDPKTQTLAKGFFASWLKEVRKVDAQSVELVLKFPFPDGLSRLTLAKVMPKHVFSQPGGWEEAIKGKAIGSGPYRQTAHHPKSNTTFEAFAEYNGPRRPAFKKMNWLTIVDAAPRVARISGSSAGAQISDNIPYANIGQLEGGGLTVAGGAGMNNLFLMFNTRHKPFDDVRVRQALHYAIDTEKMVQVALKGHGKPSSSFLNEANPAYRRAKTVYDYDPDRAKALLKEAGVSGLKIDILAVNVSWIVDCLPTIKSSWDAIGVKTTLNPQETTAVFTKMDQKQDYQVVAAASNPNQFGLDADLIMHYNYGPTNLWMGYTRWATDPVARQLFKDMDRATQEPDPDRKKTMIQDYIDVVAEQAVLYPVVHNELMTAWDAQLLSGIRAQPYPGINLLQAKWA
- a CDS encoding ABC transporter permease, with product MTAVVRILLRRILLLVPLMLGIVLFVFLVMRFSDVDPASAFFQGANPTPEQLHQFREENGLLDPLPVRYLAFVGDLLQGDMGTSALTRGEVIDQVMTALPLTMQLTFLGLGIAMVLALLGGVTAAIYRDRLPDQIIRVVSLTGVAAPGFWLALLMIQYLAVDLGWFPTGGYINPADSFTGWLKTMTLPALALSLPVAAQLTRIVRTSVVEELDKDYVRTAIGSGLPPRVVVGRNVLRNALVNPLTVLGLRVGYLLGGAVVIETIFSLPGMGKLMIDAVKNGDPAVVQGVVLTTAFGFVIVNLVIDVLYLLVNPRLRDAAA
- a CDS encoding dipeptide/oligopeptide/nickel ABC transporter permease/ATP-binding protein, whose translation is MIMTRKSLTEALSRPGIRLRGRRRLPLMSKLAVCFLALVVFVALFAPLLAPHDPLDQQPPVDGTGHPSTEYWMGQDSLGRDILSRLMYGARWSLAIGLGATALALVAGALIGAVAATSRKAVDETLMRCLDVVMAFPGIALAAVLVAVFGGGITVLICAIAFLFTPPVARVVRANVLDQYGEDYVTAERVIGARTPHIVWRHVAINCAAPVLVFCTVQVAEAIVFEASLSFIGAGVRPPDPSWGSVIADGKNMVLTGGWWATVFPGLVILFTVLSLNILSEGVSDAWAAPAAREVEVHEEPDRIEAPEPGSGAVVQLPGLAEAARRLRSRARPLPMGAQPVLAVEHLAIGFEGRHRGVDIVDGISFEVQPGEVLGLVGESGCGKSLTALTIMGLQPKGARVSGQVRFNQRELLAEPMRARRKLLGHEMAMVYQDALSSLNPAMTIRAQLKQVVRRGGRRTPAELLTLVGLDPERTLRSYPHELSGGQRQRVLIAMALSREPKLIVADEPTTALDVTVQAQIMALLLRLREELGFALILVSHDLALIADVTDRVVVMYGGQVVETGVTADLVEAPAHHYTRGLLGSVLSLEGAAERMTQIKGVVPSPADFPEGCRFADRCPRATDLCRTTPPDLLGTPTHTAACHHPAVELVTTEVVN